A section of the Bryobacteraceae bacterium genome encodes:
- a CDS encoding aminotransferase: protein MTATKMQEPSLMSPAARLHLVRRGFTRRMFSRAGILLGAGAALPFYNEAALAQLSNIGRLPPDAVKLNANENPMGPCPEALEAIARAARLGGRYQYEETADFVKLLAEQEGLKADCVLPFAGSSDPLHRVILAFTSRTQPLVMGDPGYEAGQRAAAFVGSQVIRVPLRKDYAHDVRAMAAAHPTPGVLYVCNPNNPTGTVTPREDIEWLVRNKPAGSVLLLDEAYLHFCTEPPGSPLVAAGHDVIVLRTFSKLYGMAGLRAGAALGRPDLLEKLRGFSAGALPATGMVGAIASLKVKNLVAERRKIFQQAREDVFEWLEKNRFSYVPSVSNKFMVDVGRPGQEVVREMAARKVYIGRVWPAWPTYVRVSIGTREEMEKFKRAFLEVMS from the coding sequence ATGACAGCAACGAAAATGCAGGAACCTTCGTTGATGAGCCCTGCCGCGCGCCTGCACCTTGTCCGGCGCGGCTTTACGCGGCGCATGTTCAGTCGGGCAGGCATTCTTTTGGGTGCAGGAGCGGCACTTCCCTTTTACAATGAAGCCGCGCTGGCGCAGCTTTCTAATATCGGACGCCTGCCCCCGGACGCAGTGAAGCTGAATGCCAACGAAAACCCGATGGGGCCGTGTCCGGAAGCGCTTGAAGCGATTGCCCGGGCGGCAAGGCTGGGGGGGCGGTACCAGTATGAGGAGACCGCGGATTTCGTCAAACTGCTGGCCGAGCAGGAGGGGCTCAAGGCGGACTGCGTGCTGCCGTTTGCCGGCTCGAGCGATCCGCTGCACCGTGTGATTCTGGCCTTCACGTCCAGAACGCAGCCGCTCGTGATGGGCGATCCCGGATACGAAGCCGGCCAGCGGGCGGCAGCGTTTGTCGGCTCGCAGGTGATCCGGGTGCCGTTGCGAAAGGATTACGCACACGATGTTAGGGCCATGGCGGCGGCGCATCCCACGCCAGGAGTGCTGTATGTCTGCAACCCTAATAATCCAACTGGCACGGTGACTCCCCGTGAGGATATCGAGTGGCTGGTTCGCAACAAACCAGCCGGCAGCGTTCTGCTGCTGGACGAAGCTTATCTGCATTTTTGCACTGAGCCTCCAGGCAGTCCTCTGGTGGCTGCAGGCCATGACGTGATTGTTCTGCGGACGTTCTCGAAGCTGTACGGGATGGCGGGTCTGCGGGCGGGCGCGGCCCTTGGAAGGCCCGATCTGCTGGAAAAGCTGAGGGGATTCAGCGCGGGCGCCCTTCCGGCGACGGGAATGGTCGGCGCGATAGCCAGTCTGAAAGTAAAGAATCTGGTGGCGGAACGACGAAAGATCTTTCAGCAAGCCCGGGAGGACGTGTTCGAATGGCTGGAGAAAAACCGGTTTTCCTATGTACCATCGGTCAGCAACAAATTCATGGTTGACGTTGGGCGCCCCGGGCAGGAAGTCGTGCGCGAAATGGCGGCGCGCAAAGTGTACATCGGGCGTGTCTGGCCAGCGTGGCCGACCTATGTGCGCGTCTCAATCGGCACGCGCGAGGAGATGGAGAAATTCAAGAGGGCCTTCCTGGAAGTGATGTCCTGA
- a CDS encoding hypothetical protein (possible pseudo, internal stop codon, frameshifted), whose protein sequence is MAARLHPDRVQAARQSMHTRVAQAPWSDEAVLAEVRRRVLPAMQQRSPILAWIVDDTGIPKKGRHSVGVARQDCASAGQAGQRPGGGESERGHERSESARGLAAGFAPGVGAGPRPEAEGRGAGGDREFETKPEIVLGMIRRAVEEDVPVGVVLADAGYGSDTKFREGLEELGLEYVVGVQSSVSLWRPGEQPLPPKPRRVVGRPPKLLRRSAEHKPVSARELVLEAGEKALRTVIWREGTKGALRSRFVAVRVRPAHRDYWRSEPHGEQWLLAEWPRPSRGADMSPGCRICRRRRRSTSGSSWPGGAGSSSDTIWSSSRSSRLSRAVRSGAFTTTRQSASRHVGSWWLKGAGFHPQRVPASSISPCRHSRTNTGCGGTKNYYRAFSPSPAVGQGHRPAAHDRCTSQRY, encoded by the coding sequence ATGGCGGCACGGCTGCATCCGGACCGCGTACAGGCGGCCCGGCAGTCGATGCACACGCGAGTGGCCCAGGCGCCGTGGAGCGACGAGGCGGTGCTGGCCGAAGTGCGCCGCCGGGTTTTGCCCGCCATGCAGCAGCGAAGTCCGATTCTGGCCTGGATCGTCGATGACACGGGCATTCCGAAGAAGGGGCGGCATTCGGTAGGCGTGGCGCGGCAGGACTGCGCCTCAGCTGGGCAAGCAGGACAACGGCCAGGTGGCGGTGAGTCTGAGCGTGGCCACGAGCGAAGCGAGTCTGCCCGTGGCCTGGCGGCTGGATTTGCCCCAGGAGTGGGCGCGGGACCGCGACCGGAGGCAGAGGGCCGGGGTGCCGGAGGAGATCGCGAATTCGAGACCAAGCCGGAAATCGTGCTGGGGATGATCCGCCGGGCGGTGGAAGAGGATGTGCCGGTGGGAGTCGTGCTGGCCGATGCCGGCTATGGCAGCGATACGAAGTTTCGCGAAGGGCTGGAGGAGCTGGGGCTGGAGTATGTGGTGGGGGTGCAGTCGAGCGTGAGCCTGTGGCGGCCTGGAGAGCAGCCACTGCCGCCGAAGCCGCGACGGGTCGTGGGGCGGCCGCCGAAGCTGCTGCGCCGGAGCGCGGAGCACAAGCCGGTGTCGGCGCGCGAGCTGGTGCTAGAGGCGGGTGAGAAGGCGCTGCGAACGGTGATCTGGCGGGAGGGGACCAAAGGGGCTTTGCGCTCGCGCTTCGTGGCGGTGCGGGTCAGGCCGGCTCATCGGGACTACTGGCGGAGTGAACCGCATGGCGAACAGTGGCTGCTGGCAGAATGGCCGCGCCCGAGCAGGGGAGCCGACATGAGTCCTGGCTGTCGAATCTGCCGGCGGAGACGCCGCTCAACAAGCGGGTCGAGTTGGCCAGGTGGCGCTGGATCATCGAGCGACACGATCTGGAGTTCAAGCAGGAGCTCGCGGCTTTCTAGGGCCGTCCGTAGCGGGGCTTTCACCACCACGCGACAATCTGCATCGCGGCATGTGGGTTCCTGGTGGCTGAAAGGAGCCGGATTTCATCCTCAGCGTGTGCCGGCCAGCTCGATCTCACCCTGCCGCCACAGCCGGACCAATACCGGCTGCGGAGGAACGAAAAACTACTACAGGGCGTTCAGCCCTTCGCCTGCAGTCGGCCAGGGTCATCGCCCGGCAGCTCACGATCGCTGTACCAGCCAGAGGTACTAA
- a CDS encoding putative transposase, whose amino-acid sequence MSHGSASAGLPLKKASREGRTIVFIDESGISQRPHRVRTWAPRGVTPVLQDCFNGKTLSAVAGVTFWNFYFQLHPGPIRAPQGVEFPDALKRQVRGPLQVIWDRLPAHRSALVRRYVEASGGRIEVEFLPAYAQELNPVEYLWGYWKQHELANVCPQKFWQLGAVARMALKKMKRKPKRLFGAFWQQAELSLN is encoded by the coding sequence TTGAGCCATGGAAGTGCAAGCGCTGGCCTGCCATTAAAAAAAGCCAGTAGGGAGGGACGGACGATCGTCTTCATAGACGAGAGCGGCATCAGCCAGCGGCCGCACCGGGTGCGCACCTGGGCGCCGAGGGGCGTGACGCCGGTTCTGCAGGATTGCTTCAACGGGAAGACGCTGTCCGCCGTGGCCGGGGTGACGTTCTGGAATTTCTATTTCCAGCTGCATCCGGGGCCGATCCGCGCGCCGCAGGGGGTGGAATTTCCCGATGCGCTGAAGCGGCAGGTGCGCGGACCGCTGCAGGTGATCTGGGACCGGCTGCCGGCGCACCGCAGCGCGCTGGTGCGGCGCTATGTAGAGGCCAGCGGGGGCCGGATCGAGGTCGAGTTCCTGCCGGCCTATGCCCAGGAGTTGAATCCCGTCGAGTATCTCTGGGGCTACTGGAAGCAGCATGAGCTGGCCAACGTCTGCCCTCAGAAATTCTGGCAACTGGGGGCGGTCGCGCGGATGGCGCTGAAGAAGATGAAGCGTAAGCCCAAGCGCCTCTTCGGAGCCTTCTGGCAGCAAGCCGAACTATCCCTTAATTGA
- a CDS encoding integrase has product MSRARSASTERCYGRARVLKAWDLPRSTFYQRRCRQASPRMPARRGPKTRYSDEQLVGEIRRAIQESPFHGEGHRKVWARLRHCGVRTSLRRVLRLMRQHQLLAPQRQPQPVEPKRHEGTILAERPNQMWGIDATAGFTLRDGQVPIFAMIDHCSACCLGIHVAKRGTRFEALEPVRQAVREQFGGFSEGIALGVGLRHDHGSPFMSDDFQREIRFLGLVSSPAFVREPEGNGCIERFFRTLKEQLLWVRHFETLEELAEALEQFRQRYNEQWLVERLHFQSPRQAHQALLALKPAA; this is encoded by the coding sequence ATGAGCCGTGCCCGGTCGGCCTCCACAGAGCGCTGCTACGGGCGGGCTCGGGTTCTCAAGGCGTGGGACCTGCCGCGATCGACGTTCTATCAGCGGCGCTGTCGGCAGGCTTCGCCCCGCATGCCCGCCAGGCGCGGCCCGAAGACGCGCTACAGCGATGAGCAACTCGTCGGCGAGATCCGGCGCGCGATCCAGGAGTCGCCCTTCCACGGAGAAGGGCACCGCAAGGTGTGGGCGCGGCTGCGCCATTGCGGCGTGCGCACCTCCTTGCGGCGCGTGCTGCGCCTGATGCGCCAGCATCAGTTGCTGGCGCCGCAGCGGCAGCCGCAGCCGGTGGAGCCGAAGCGGCACGAAGGAACGATCCTTGCCGAGCGGCCCAACCAGATGTGGGGCATCGACGCCACGGCCGGCTTCACTCTCCGGGACGGGCAGGTGCCCATCTTCGCCATGATTGACCACTGCTCGGCCTGCTGCCTCGGCATCCACGTGGCCAAACGCGGCACGCGGTTCGAGGCGCTCGAGCCCGTGCGCCAGGCTGTGCGCGAACAATTCGGCGGCTTCTCCGAGGGCATCGCCCTGGGCGTTGGACTGCGTCATGACCATGGCTCGCCCTTCATGAGCGACGACTTTCAGCGTGAGATCCGTTTTCTCGGCTTGGTGTCTTCACCAGCTTTCGTGCGCGAGCCGGAAGGCAACGGCTGTATCGAACGTTTCTTCCGCACTCTCAAGGAGCAGCTTCTCTGGGTGCGGCATTTCGAGACCCTGGAAGAACTGGCCGAAGCCCTCGAACAATTCCGCCAGCGCTACAACGAACAGTGGTTGGTCGAACGGCTCCACTTCCAATCCCCGCGGCAGGCTCACCAGGCCCTGCTTGCCCTAAAGCCCGCCGCATGA
- a CDS encoding IS481 family transposase has product MSTREKLIKARLGLLALAQELDNVRLACKRAGISRSHCYEIKEAYEKYGAEGLAPQPRRRPRMPNQTPPELEQRILEMTEQFPTYSYVRISGQLRLIGVGVSPSTVRAVWQRHGLTLRIHRLFWLEQKTADRGGVLTDRQIRLIQLHRRRTVDPEQHVEAPYPGYLLCQDTYFVGTIKGVGKIYMQSVVDANCSLAFAKLALSKAPMTAVDTLYDRVLPFCEESGVAVEHILTDNGREYCGRELQHFFDLFLALNQIQHRRTEVRSPETNGFCERFHRTVKEEFFSVAFRKTLYESLDQLQADLDRYLDFYNRQRAHQGYRTKGRTPYQAFSDGLALLPQREAA; this is encoded by the coding sequence ATGAGCACCAGAGAGAAGCTTATCAAGGCCCGCTTGGGGCTATTGGCCCTGGCCCAGGAACTCGACAACGTCCGCCTGGCCTGCAAGCGTGCCGGCATCAGCAGGAGCCACTGCTACGAAATCAAGGAAGCTTACGAAAAGTACGGTGCCGAGGGCTTGGCGCCGCAGCCGCGGCGTCGCCCTCGGATGCCCAACCAGACGCCTCCGGAACTCGAACAGCGCATCCTTGAGATGACCGAGCAATTCCCCACCTACAGCTATGTCCGCATCAGCGGCCAACTCCGCCTCATCGGCGTCGGCGTTTCGCCTTCCACGGTGCGCGCCGTCTGGCAGCGCCACGGACTCACTCTGCGCATCCACCGCCTGTTCTGGCTGGAGCAAAAGACCGCCGATCGCGGCGGCGTGCTGACCGACCGCCAGATCCGGCTCATCCAACTCCACCGCCGGCGAACGGTCGATCCCGAACAGCACGTCGAAGCGCCGTATCCAGGCTATTTGCTGTGCCAGGACACCTACTTCGTCGGCACCATCAAGGGCGTCGGCAAGATCTACATGCAGAGCGTGGTCGACGCCAATTGCTCGCTGGCGTTCGCCAAGCTGGCGCTGTCGAAGGCGCCGATGACGGCCGTGGACACGCTCTACGACCGTGTGCTGCCCTTCTGTGAAGAGAGCGGCGTGGCGGTTGAGCACATCCTCACCGATAATGGCAGGGAATACTGTGGGCGCGAGTTGCAGCATTTCTTTGATCTGTTCCTGGCGCTGAACCAGATCCAGCATCGCCGCACCGAAGTGCGCTCGCCGGAGACCAACGGCTTCTGCGAACGCTTCCACCGCACGGTGAAGGAGGAGTTCTTCTCGGTGGCCTTCCGCAAGACCCTCTATGAAAGCCTGGACCAGCTCCAGGCCGACCTGGACCGATACCTGGATTTCTACAACCGCCAGCGAGCCCATCAGGGTTACCGCACGAAGGGAAGGACCCCCTACCAGGCCTTCTCAGATGGTTTGGCTTTGCTGCCTCAGCGGGAGGCAGCATGA
- a CDS encoding hypothetical protein (possible pseudo, internal stop codon): MARRGIAVSKETVRQWMMAEGLWESRGRKVREVHEWRPRRSAWGELVQWDTSEHDWLEGRGEPVRYLVRMIDDATSRSWGRFVASNGTRANMGVLWEYVERYGRMVEVYTDRHSMFAVARRGKESEDEWRAADRLTQIGRALRELGIGWIGALSPQAKGRVERSFGTDQDRLVKLLRLAKVRTLGEANWFLEEQYWPEWNERFALPLEGVANAHRPLTAEIDLAASLSHVETRVIDNDYTISFAGRRYQIARQDVQAGMKRQSLRVELRPDGTLKARYEGRYVEIAECGPPTPAASAAPRKPPRRNHNAGGRSRWMEGFWERPATPMWLAIEESNRHA, translated from the coding sequence TTGGCCAGGCGCGGCATTGCGGTGAGCAAGGAGACGGTGCGGCAGTGGATGATGGCGGAGGGGCTGTGGGAGAGCCGGGGGCGGAAGGTGAGGGAGGTGCACGAGTGGCGGCCGCGGCGGAGCGCCTGGGGGGAGCTGGTGCAGTGGGACACGTCGGAGCACGACTGGCTGGAGGGCCGAGGGGAGCCTGTGCGGTATCTGGTGCGGATGATCGATGATGCGACGAGCCGGAGCTGGGGCCGCTTTGTGGCCAGCAACGGCACGCGGGCCAACATGGGGGTGCTGTGGGAGTACGTGGAGCGGTATGGGCGGATGGTGGAGGTGTACACGGACCGGCACTCGATGTTTGCGGTGGCGCGGAGGGGGAAGGAAAGCGAGGACGAGTGGCGGGCGGCGGACCGGCTGACGCAGATCGGGCGGGCGCTGCGGGAGTTGGGCATCGGCTGGATCGGGGCGCTGTCGCCGCAGGCCAAAGGGCGGGTGGAGCGCAGTTTCGGCACGGATCAGGATCGGCTGGTGAAGCTGCTGCGGTTGGCCAAGGTGAGGACCCTGGGGGAAGCCAACTGGTTTCTGGAAGAGCAGTACTGGCCGGAGTGGAACGAGCGCTTCGCGCTGCCGCTGGAGGGCGTGGCGAATGCCCACCGGCCGCTGACGGCGGAGATCGATCTGGCGGCCAGTTTGAGCCACGTCGAGACGCGGGTGATCGACAACGATTACACGATCTCGTTTGCCGGCCGGCGGTATCAGATCGCGCGGCAGGATGTGCAGGCCGGGATGAAGCGCCAGAGTCTGCGGGTGGAGCTGCGGCCGGATGGAACGCTGAAGGCCCGCTATGAAGGCCGCTATGTGGAGATCGCTGAATGCGGCCCGCCGACGCCGGCTGCGTCTGCGGCGCCGCGCAAACCGCCGCGCCGGAATCACAATGCCGGTGGCAGGAGCCGGTGGATGGAGGGCTTCTGGGAGCGGCCGGCGACGCCAATGTGGCTGGCGATCGAGGAGTCCAACCGCCATGCCTGA
- a CDS encoding NADH-quinone oxidoreductase subunit B — translation MYLENVNERNFLVTSVDYVFNWARKSSLWPLTFGLACCAIEMIAASGSPRFDIARYGAEVFRPSPRQSDLMIVAGTVTLKMAPVLKRIYDQMPEPKWVISMGACSSVGGPFNTYAVLQGVDKIVPVDVYVYGCPPRPENLFYGLLKLQDKIDQMSLVRRPTEVRLDESMLEDFKKRVMIAQTPHPVA, via the coding sequence ATGTACCTGGAAAACGTCAACGAGCGCAACTTCCTGGTCACCTCGGTCGACTATGTGTTCAACTGGGCCCGGAAATCCTCGCTCTGGCCGCTCACCTTCGGCCTGGCCTGCTGCGCCATCGAGATGATCGCCGCGTCCGGCTCGCCGCGGTTCGACATCGCCCGCTACGGCGCTGAAGTCTTCCGCCCGAGCCCCCGCCAGTCCGACCTGATGATCGTCGCCGGCACCGTGACCCTGAAAATGGCCCCGGTGCTGAAGCGCATCTACGACCAGATGCCCGAGCCCAAATGGGTGATCTCCATGGGAGCCTGCTCGAGCGTGGGCGGCCCATTCAATACTTACGCCGTGCTCCAGGGCGTGGACAAGATTGTTCCCGTGGATGTCTACGTCTACGGCTGCCCGCCGCGGCCCGAGAATCTCTTCTATGGCCTGCTCAAGCTTCAGGACAAGATCGACCAGATGAGCCTGGTGCGCCGCCCCACCGAAGTGCGGCTCGATGAGTCGATGCTGGAAGACTTCAAAAAGCGGGTCATGATCGCCCAGACCCCGCACCCGGTGGCGTGA